The following proteins are co-located in the Nitrospirota bacterium genome:
- the rsmA gene encoding 16S rRNA (adenine(1518)-N(6)/adenine(1519)-N(6))-dimethyltransferase RsmA, with the protein MSAGPSPAPPPRPLKRLGQHFLVDPNIARKIVVLAGIRPDETVIEIGPGRGVLTRALCERAKRVIAIELDPKLGRYLDETLGGCRNLDLRIGDALDFPYDRIPQGTVVVANLPYYVSTPLLFKLLEARDRIDRLVLMLQTEVARRLAAGPGTRDYGVLSVLTQVAADVAIAFPVAAGCFRPRPEVGSSVVSLTVRKTPAAAVADDAGFVRAVRAAFAHRRKTLANSLRDEGYPPDRIARALAEAGIEPSRRAETVTLQEFAALARALMAASDRADPGA; encoded by the coding sequence ATGAGCGCCGGCCCGTCTCCCGCACCGCCCCCTCGTCCGCTGAAGCGTCTCGGGCAGCACTTCCTCGTCGATCCCAACATTGCGAGAAAAATCGTGGTGCTGGCGGGCATCCGGCCGGACGAGACCGTGATCGAGATCGGGCCGGGCCGCGGCGTGTTGACGCGCGCCCTTTGTGAGCGGGCCAAGCGGGTGATCGCCATTGAGCTGGACCCCAAGCTGGGCCGATACCTCGACGAGACCCTGGGCGGCTGCCGGAACCTGGACCTGCGGATAGGCGATGCGCTGGACTTCCCCTACGATCGAATTCCCCAGGGGACGGTCGTGGTGGCCAACCTGCCCTACTACGTGTCCACGCCTCTGCTGTTCAAGCTCCTTGAGGCGCGGGATCGGATCGACCGCCTGGTGCTGATGCTCCAGACCGAGGTCGCGCGCCGTTTGGCGGCCGGGCCCGGGACCCGTGACTACGGGGTCTTGTCCGTGCTCACCCAGGTTGCGGCCGACGTGGCGATCGCGTTCCCCGTGGCGGCCGGTTGCTTCAGGCCGAGACCGGAGGTGGGGTCCTCCGTCGTCTCCCTGACCGTGCGCAAGACGCCGGCCGCGGCCGTCGCGGATGACGCGGGGTTCGTCCGGGCCGTGCGGGCCGCCTTCGCCCACCGCCGCAAGACGCTGGCGAACTCGCTGCGGGACGAAGGCTATCCGCCCGATCGGATCGCCAGGGCTCTGGCCGAGGCCGGCATCGAGCCGTCCCGCCGGGCCGAGACCGTGACGCTGCAGGAGTTCGCTGCTTTGGCCAGGGCCCTCATGGCCGCTTCTGACCGGGCCGATCCTGGCGCCTGA